Part of the Ictalurus punctatus breed USDA103 chromosome 9, Coco_2.0, whole genome shotgun sequence genome is shown below.
TTGAGCTCGTGAGGGGcttgtctgagggaaggagccAGTATGGAGTCACCGCGGGACTTTCGAATGTTTAAACGGAGCGAAAGGACAAGGTCCTCCTTATCGTCCGGTTCATCCCTCGCCATGGagatgaagagaaagaggaTAAGAGATGGTGTCTTGTTTGTACAAAACGAggtatgtttttattattattattcaaaatgtGTTTAACGTTACTTTATGTTAGCAAGAGATTTTTCACTTTTGTTGTGAGCTATAAAACACGCCCTGCTCGACACTAAATAGCCTCTTGTTACGTTAAGAATGAATGAGAGAAGTTATCTCGCTGAAGTTAAtgtattatgtttatatataagcatctatatgtttatataatatCTCCTGTAACCATAATATTTATTTCCGGTTATAAACATGTCTAAACTAACCACCTGTTCATTCAGTATTCATTCCTTCAGGTGAGAACAAAACCAGTGAATCACACCTTTAATGACTAACTGCACTGTTTAGTTTTTCATTTGTGTCCTAATGAAGACCTCTGCTCTCTCTTCCACGTCGTGTTAAGATTTATTTGTGAAGGAATAAATAATTTGGTgaataataacaaattaaatTGCAAGATTTTTCAAGCTGATTTTAAACTGGTTTTCTAGGTGCAAGTTCCCATTGTTTGGCCCTGCCTGTGTCTTCATTCACCAAATGTTATTCACTCTCCACCTACTTGCACACACAAAGCATGGAAAAGCTTTGTCTCcatgcactcacactcacgTACACCATTGTTTAAAATATGGCATGTGGAATCAATCGGAGAAGACCAAAATAAATGCTTCCCTCTTCTATTATAAATGATTGTTTTATGATCATGATTAtggctcatggaaatcaaaaatccagtatctcaaaatattagaataaagaatttataatacagacaTGTTGCAGTATCACATTCCTAGTGTCACGTCACTCCTGAACCAGAGACAACGTCAGAAGCATCTTACCTGGTCTAAGGAGAAAAAAACTGGACCGTTGCTcagtccaaagtcctcttttcagatgaaagtaaattttgcatttcatttgaaaatcaaggtcccagagtctgggggaagagtggagaggatcagaatccaagttgcttgaagtccagtgtggtttccacagtcagtgatgatttggggtgccatgtcatctgctggtgttggtccactgtgttttctcgagtcaagagtcaatgcagcgtctaccaggcgaatttagagcacttcatgcttccctCTGCTGGCAGGCTTCATGGATAtgttgatttccttttccagcaggacttggcacctgcccacagtgccaaaactactagtaactggtttgctgaccatggtattactgtgcttgattggcgaGCCAATTCGCCTGATCTgaaccccatatagaatctagtgagagacaccagacccaacaatacagacgagctgaaggccgctatcaaagcaacctgggcttccagaacacctcagcagtgccacaggctgattgcctccatgccacgccgcattgatgtagtaatttgtgcaaaaggattaaagtcCAGATCAAGTACttagtgcataaattaacatacttttcagaaggacATTTccgtattataaattctttattctaatattttgagtttTTCCATGAgttgtaagccgtaatcatagagattaaaacaaaaaaggcttgaaaaatttcactttgtgtaatgaatctagaatatatgaaagttaaactttttgaattaaattacggaggggggttaacttttccacgatacaCACATTTCTTTGAGATGCACCTGAATGTATTTCCCCATTTCTTTGTGTGTGCACCTGTTGTCTGCTGTAACCCTGATTTAAAGATCCTGTTGATCTCAGATGCTGGGTTTTTCTCAGGACTGTAATCTCCAGGAGAAGATGGACTTTGAGATGCGAATGAGAGCAGGGGCATATAAGCTTCTGGTGGCCAGTACCAAGAGAGAACAGATCCTTGATGCAGCCAAGAGCCTGTTAACCTGCAATGCACGAATCAAAGCCTACATGACCGAGGCACAGAGGCGGAAGGAGCTGCAGGATGTGCCTGGAAGTCTTAAAAGGAGGTCTGACATGGTGTGCTGGTACATTACGGTTGCAGGAGAATGTGCCATTTTGAACAAAAATGGTATGTTATGGGGAAACTGTGAAGACTTTACTGAAATGTTTGTGTCTTACAGGACTTCAGAGTCACAGAATAGAACGCCTTGCAAAGGCAAAGTAGCCATAACTGGTAAGAGATTGGAAAACCTCTTTTCTCAGTCATTGATCCCATAATTTAGGTATGTCCATGATTCATTCCTGTCCTCTTTCCCATGTAGGTCTGCGGATCCCGCTATTTTGGAAGGATTCTGAACATTTTAACACCAAAGGGAGTGAGTATATTTTGTCAGTACATTCTTGTATTTTCAGTGAATGTTgttagaactgtacagtatttcctctcttctctgtgACGTCTATAAATTAGTACCCTGCCATTTTAGACTAgttgtgtgggttttttatttatttgggtttttttttaatatatgtataatataatataatataatataatataatataatataatattggaatgaatgtgtgaaaacCACTTGAATATGCATATTGTTATCGTGAATCGTATACCCTCTGTTgcaatttaatatttttctaaCTCCTAAGCCCCagttgtttgtgtttaaaagaTACTAAACACTTTGCGTCATGGTCAGATGTCATAATGTTCATAATATGATGGTtgataaaataacttttattgtagTTTACTAAATCATCAAATTTCATATGGCCACATGTTTATCTTTAACTTTCTAATTGGACAACAATCACCATGACtgaccttttttatttatttattttatttatttactttaaacttTAGGAATGCAATGGAAGGTATGcatgatgtatttttgttttgtttgttttttacagagCCATGTCTTCTTTCTACAGACTCTCAGCGGGTTGCAGTCTTCTGTCTAATGAAGATTGGTTCTGAGATATTTGACACAGAAATGGTGATTGTAGACCGAACAGTGACTGATATCTGCTTTGAGGGTATAACAATCTTGTAAGTGATCATTagatatatttacagaaatgtagtGGTAAAGTGTGCAGTGGGTCCATGTTCAAGTCTGTTTGTGTTCTTCCAGTTCTGAGGCTAAGCCGGACTTTGAGCTGGTTGTTGAGCTATACAGCTGTGCAGTGGGAGAGGAGGGAACTTTGGTCAACACACCAAAAAAACTGGCCAGGAAGCTGCGGTCCTCTTTTGGGAAAGGATCTGGAAAGAAACTCTGCCCCCTTCTGGATGGAGGAGATCCTGATGCTTTTCTTCAGGCCAACCCAATCCCACAGTATGGATTGCTTTCATATCCACACAGTACAATGTGTATAATCATTACAGGGCAAGAGCTTCAGTgaacgttcacatcaaacattagaatgggGATAAATATGATCTGTCACAAGCTGgtatgagtatttcagaaactgctgattggtgagcctgtgctcactgtagccttagatttctgttcttggttgacagaaGCAGAACCCAATATGGTCTTCTGAGAGAGATCACCTTTTCCACTTTTTTCTGATCTTTGATGTGAATggtaactgaagctcttgaccctgtagcattgtgctgctgccgccagcatgattggataattgcatgaatgtgcaggggtacatgtgttcctatttAAGTGGCTGGTGACTATTTTAtgattgttttgtttcagtGGAGCAAAATATTCACTTTTGGCGTACACAACTCTGGGATTGGAGCAGACCGGGAACTCGTTCcagtctcactcactcatagtTTTACAGAATGGTAAGTGAAGGAGCAACACCTTAATGCTGTTGTTcctgcatgttttgttttgagagTTTGAAGTCACTGAGCTTCAGCATTAGGCAGGCAAAGCTTTTGTTCTTTGCGCAGTATACACATTCAAATGCCAATGTTTTCACCATATCAAGATCTGCCTTTGAACAGATTTGATATAGAAGAGTAATTTTGTGAGGTAGTTGAGATCATTTGGAGTTATTCCTGTGTCTTTTGCTCAGTGGAAGCATCATCATGGCTGCCTCTCTATGGGAACTTGTGCTGTCAGCTGGTGGCACAGCCTGACTGCATGACACAGGATATGAGGAGTGGTTATCTTAGCCAGCAGGTCAGTCCCACACCGTTTTGTGTATTGCATATGGTATAAAATCATTTCACAACCATTTTGATGGTGTGACCAATGGATGTATGTAATATAagtttgttataataataaaaatctgtatGTTTAGCAAAGTGTTGAGGGTTTGCAGCACTGCTGTAGGCTGTACTGTGTGCTGAAAGCCGGTCTGCTCTCCTGTTACTTCACTCCTGAGGAGATTCAAGCTAAGATAGAACCCAGTGTTATAATCTCCATAAACAAGGTAAGACATGGAAGTAAAACCGTGGCAGTCAATATATTTCGGGTGTAGGTCACAATGCGTATCTAATCACTGAGGCAGCAGTTTTCATTCAACCAAGTCTTGGTGGTTATTTAACTGGggtggtgtgttttttaataaacgttatgtaattgtatataaataacaAAGTCTACATGCAGTCCATAGATGATACAGAAAATGTTGTGTTCATGTGTAGGACACCCGCCTTCGTGTAGTGGAGGGCAACCAAAAAGCTGGGGCTAGGCTGAGCATCATTGATCCAGGGACAGGAAACCCTGCTACCCATGTATTCATAGCCGAGACACCTGACCTACTGCAGGAGTGGCTCAGTGTTCTGTTGCAACACATCTATGATCAGAGTGAGTGACTGATGGGTATTGGTGTGCATATATGAGCCAAGGAAATTGGCATGCTTCTTTTTATTGAATATTTGTAAAGAATGAACACTCTGCTTGTTCAATAGGTCAGTGGCAGCACACCTGTGATAAGCTGATGGAAATTGAGGTTTTGTCCCCACCGAAACCCCCACTTTTTCTTACAAAGCAAGCTGACTCGGTCTACAATGATCTCAGTAAGTAACTTCCTTACCAGAAAGGAAAAATTATTACACATAACAATGGCTAAACATACTTGGGTTTTCTGATGCCATCTGTTTTAAAACTGATCTTGCTTTTCAGGTATTGGCTCACCAGGCAAATTTGAAAGTTTGACGGACATAATTCATAATAAGATTGAAGAAACAGATGGCCGCTTTCTTATTGGTCAGGAGGAAGAAAGTGAGCCTCCTCATTGGACAGCACTGTTCGAGGGCTCCCGGCCAATGTTGGTGCAGAAGACTGTGTTATCACCAGTTAAAGACGGCGCCCAGTTCATGTCCAGTCCAGGCTTAAACGGCAACAAGAAGAGAAGAGCGCCTCCACCACCCCCTGACAAATTACCATTTGTCCATCCCACTGCCCACCAGTCATGTCCTCCATCCTACCAGGAGAAGGAGAACTCCAACAAGGGGATCAGGCCTCGTACTGGGCGACCGTCACTTGATGCTAAATTCTCAGCCATCATTCAACAGTTACAGAAGAGCCACGGACCCTCCCGCAAAAATCCACCGTTAGCCCTGGTCGAGCCCTCTCAGAACCTTTCCGTTCCAATCAAGATGGATACGGAGCTCAGTTTGTCTgaacatgaagaaaaaacaagcGCCCAGGTGCCTCAGCCACCTTTGCCTGCCACGAGAAATAAACTCAGCAAGTCCTTTAGAGAGAAGATGAACCCCAAAGCTTGGTGAACTTCTATAGTTATTTTGTATCTTACCAAACACTCAAATCAGTCATAAATTCCTTTTGTCcttactactttttttttttttctctctctctacccatTTCAACACTACTACAACTGTAGTTTATAATCAAACATTTTGGGCTACAGAACTGATAAATTACATCATGCATATTTTCAAACCTAACATACTGAAAATAAGCAGAGACTTGGGACTTATCGTTCCTTGTCATATAGTGTGCACTTTTGATAACTTGGCACATGGCGTTGCAAGAATGCACATTAAGTATTGTCTTCATGTTGATTTacagcatgcatgcatgcatacatgcagCCTGTGTAGGTTATTTCAATATTTAACTTGGGTAAAAGTCTTAAACTTTTTACTATTAGTAGTAATAagtaaagggggaaaaaagtaaccACTCGCTACAAACACGTATACAGATTTGTAACATTTGCTATTTTTTGTACAAGACTATTCAGTCatgcagggtttttttcccgcttttttttcccatttaaacataattaattCATTGTAAATTCAGAAGTgttgtgtagatttttttttttctttttccccctgaatgtgTACTATGATGATTGAATGTCTATTACTGATCCCTGAATGCTGTATAGTGGCTAAATTAAATACTACAGTGCCTATTAAACTGCACTTGAATTTGGATATTCATAGGATTTAATTATCCTTTCAATTTTGATTAAGCttaacatttcaaatgaaaaaatacCTTGTTATAGGTGTGGAAAGTTGCATAATAATGAGTTGTGTAGGATGAAagtgaactggaacactgactttaaaaaaaaattaacattatttttttaataacatttttaaactgGCTTTATGTCTGTATTCCTTTTGTGAATTAATTAATGCAACTAAGAGACATTAATTTCACAGTGGTTAATAGTTATAGTGCAATACTTACAATACCTTTCTAACAATACcttttttaattgtttactTTAATTCAGATCAAGTACATTTCTGGTCTTTGCAGGTcatgtcatttttcttttctgcttgGTCCAGAATAAAGCACTAACGATTTTGGTTCGTCTGTATTTGATTTTAGTTGCATTCACACTGTCAAAGTAGAACTCAGTACTTCAAGGGTTGATTTTCTTGACACACTTTTATTGGTCCCATTAACTGAATATAGTCGAAATATTGTAATTGTACTACAGAGCATTTGaaagtgtttaatttattaGGTAGCTACTGCTTCAGGTCAGACCTGAAGTATTTCTTCTAGATGCCTCTCTCTGGACCTGTTTCTCTAAAACCTGCTCCAGCTGTAGCCAGTGCTGCTTCTCCAGTGCCTGCTGCTCAATATGGAGGAAAACGATTTCAAATAAAGACCAGTGCTGGATTAGTATACATTTATCTAAATTTTTATATTGTTAGGGGAAGATAAAATGTGATCAACAACTGTAGATATACGAAATGTGGTTATATTGAGTATAATACTGTAAGTGCTCACCTTTTTATGGTTATAGCTCTTAACATTTTGAGCAGCCATATGTTCATTTAACTTTGATTTGCCTTTTTCATTCTCCTTCCTCTTCTGTCTCTCCTGCTGTTTCATCTCCAGAGTCTTCTGCAGGTCTACCAAACTCTCATACTTGCTGACCACCTCTTCCAACTTCAGTCTcattttcttctccttcctGTTTAACACAGAGACCATGTAAATGATACTTTGTAAACTCATTATACAAAAGTTGCTTTAAAAACCTGGAATCTTCAGTATGTTTCTTCATAAATATGCTTTTCCTGTGTTTCAGGAGAACTCTGGTTACTTTTGTGTAGTGGCCCGCCCTGCTGCAGTCCTGCATGCAGTAATGGTGTCCAGGTGCTCAAGCAGTAGCTGTCCTTTGCCCTGTTTCTCCTCCAGAATCCTTTGCTTTATTTTCTCCTGCTCTCGCTGTTCCTCCTCCTTCAGCCTGGCTAAGCGTTCCCGCAGCTCCAACAAAGACATCTCACAAAGTAACTCATGACCTCCTGTCTGTAATAGCACAGGGACGATAGGTTATTTGTTATCCTTGCTCTGGGAGTCATTAATAAGTTCTTACAACGGTATTACTGCAACACACATATGAAGTTAATCACCTCTGTGTCGTCCATAAACTTGTGAGCGATATGAGGCACTGACTCGATGGCTCGAATCTCACGGATGAGCTCAAACTTCCGGCTCAGTTCAGCCTGGGCTTCTTCCAATGCCTGCCGAAGTAGTTCCTGGCTTTGCTCAGAAACCTCCTTAACTGCAACATACACATTATGTGTACATAATAAGCAACACATTCAAAAAAATCTTATATCTTGGTTCtaggaaaaaagaaacacaccaATGCGTTTTTTGATCTCTTGCAGTTTCAATTTGGCAGCTTTAGAGTTTTTGTGGCCATCAGCCACCAGCTGCACCAGCTCCTTCATCTCTTTCTCCTCTTGCAGACGCTTCTCTGCATACCTGTGCATCAGCTGTGCAGTCTGGGACAATCACATAGATCAAATCACAAAAGCCATGAGAAGCCTTACTCACATTATATTAACCTGCTTTAAGTGAATTTTACTCTGcatataaatgttaaaataatgaATACAAGATAATTCACCTCTTCTTTCTTGAGCACTGCTTTGTGCTGGTTGAGCTCAAGGACTCGTTGTCGTGCCAGCCAAGCTTCCTCATGGCTAATCTTCCCCTCGAGCCTCCTGCGCACCAGCTGAGCCAGCTCCTCCTGCATGtccttctccttcatctcctcTTGCCACTGCAGGAACGCTGAGGGCTCACTGGCTCCCTGCATAAGACTATCAAACCTGCAAACACATAAGTACGGGTTAATACTGtgcaggtgcatctaaaaaaaaaaaattatatcttgGAAACGTTCattttcccgtaatttaattcaaaaagtggaacttttatatattctagatacgttacacaaagtgaaatatttcaagccttttttggttttaatcttaatgattatggcttacaactcatggaaatcaaaaattattagaataaagaaattataatacagaaatgtcgcaGTGTCACATTCCTAGTGTCACGTCACTCCTGAACCAGAGACAACGTCAGAAGCATCTTACCTGGGCTAAGGAGAAAAAAACTGGACCGTTGCTcagtccaaagtcctcttttcagatgaaagtaaattttgcattccAAAATTTgaaaatcaaggtcccagagtctgggggaagagtggagaggatcagaatccaagttgcttgaagtccagtgtgaagtttccacagtcagtgatgatttggggtgccatgtcatctgctggtgttggtccactgtgttttctcgagTCAAGAGTCAATGCAGCTTCTACCAGGCGAATTTAGAGCatttcatgcttccatctgctggcAGGCTTCATGGATAtgttgatttccttttccagcaggacttggcacttgtccacagtgccaaaactactagtaactggtttgctgaccatggtattactgtgcttgattggccagccaacccgcctgacctgaaccccatagagaatctctgagacaccagacccaacaatacagacgagctgaaggccgcaatcaaagcaacctgggcttccagaacacctcagcagtgccacaggctgattgcttccatgccacgccacattgatgcagtaattcgtgcaaaaggattaaagcccagaccaagtattgagtgcataaattaacatacttttcagaaggacgatatttctctattataaattctttattctaatattttgagatactggatttttgatgtccatgaggtgtaagctgtaatcattaagattaaaacaaaaaaaaagcttgatatagttcactttatgtgtaatgaatctacaatatatgaaagttccactttttgaaataaattacaggaaaaaacttttccacaatattctaattttttttagatgcacctgtatatggtTTTGAGTTCAGATTCCCATTGAGCAGAATGATAGTTACCTCTTCAACTCCTCTTCCATCCGTCGTTTACATAACGCTCCCTCCCGAAGGATCGCTGTTGTGTTCAGTCTGATGGGCAAGGTGTTTGTCTGGaacattttaaaccaaatacaAAGACCAAGACAGTATTAGATACTCAGTGCATATGATAATAGGTTTAATGTTGCACTTTGACACTGTATTCTTTTTAGTTTACCTTATGAGTAG
Proteins encoded:
- the rtkn2 gene encoding rhotekin-2 isoform X2; the encoded protein is MESPRDFRMFKRSERTRSSLSSGSSLAMEMKRKRIRDGVLFVQNEDCNLQEKMDFEMRMRAGAYKLLVASTKREQILDAAKSLLTCNARIKAYMTEAQRRKELQDVPGSLKRRTSESQNRTPCKGKVAITGLRIPLFWKDSEHFNTKGKPCLLSTDSQRVAVFCLMKIGSEIFDTEMVIVDRTVTDICFEGITIFSEAKPDFELVVELYSCAVGEEGTLVNTPKKLARKLRSSFGKGSGKKLCPLLDGGDPDAFLQANPIPHGAKYSLLAYTTLGLEQTGNSFQSHSLIVLQNVEASSWLPLYGNLCCQLVAQPDCMTQDMRSGYLSQQQSVEGLQHCCRLYCVLKAGLLSCYFTPEEIQAKIEPSVIISINKDTRLRVVEGNQKAGARLSIIDPGTGNPATHVFIAETPDLLQEWLSVLLQHIYDQSQWQHTCDKLMEIEVLSPPKPPLFLTKQADSVYNDLSIGSPGKFESLTDIIHNKIEETDGRFLIGQEEESEPPHWTALFEGSRPMLVQKTVLSPVKDGAQFMSSPGLNGNKKRRAPPPPPDKLPFVHPTAHQSCPPSYQEKENSNKGIRPRTGRPSLDAKFSAIIQQLQKSHGPSRKNPPLALVEPSQNLSVPIKMDTELSLSEHEEKTSAQVPQPPLPATRNKLSKSFREKMNPKAW
- the cfap99 gene encoding cilia- and flagella-associated protein 99 isoform X1 codes for the protein MNYKDLVREAIKLLDMYEPDKQCMDTFIEDSIKTLGNRPSAEQIFITDTVYGCIVHQKLLDIVINVFYDQKGKYFLKADRNHFVVVTYLAMFTLEDLGLEQFSTIIRSLDSSKMYKFLSFFFNVTNLTTWIHGEWSKLYDATYVERKWIVPLLRWQSEIEGLLEYLEKKITRGSQLKKFPKKSTEPQEFDLTRPKPRPLPAPELIPQQEKPKPVPASTHRPPKEQLVLKDIKQKNYLKAQKVLYETNTQQFRCANPQKSEKTKNKMSQIQQNREAKLKFDSVYSSGTPATHKTNTLPIRLNTTAILREGALCKRRMEEELKRFDSLMQGASEPSAFLQWQEEMKEKDMQEELAQLVRRRLEGKISHEEAWLARQRVLELNQHKAVLKKEETAQLMHRYAEKRLQEEKEMKELVQLVADGHKNSKAAKLKLQEIKKRIVKEVSEQSQELLRQALEEAQAELSRKFELIREIRAIESVPHIAHKFMDDTETGGHELLCEMSLLELRERLARLKEEEQREQEKIKQRILEEKQGKGQLLLEHLDTITACRTAAGRATTQKKEKKMRLKLEEVVSKYESLVDLQKTLEMKQQERQKRKENEKGKSKLNEHMAAQNVKSYNHKKQALEKQHWLQLEQVLEKQVQREASRRNTSGLT
- the rtkn2 gene encoding rhotekin-2 isoform X4, whose protein sequence is MESPRDFRMFKRSERTRSSLSSGSSLAMEMKRKRIRDGVLFVQNEDCNLQEKMDFEMRMRAGAYKLLVASTKREQILDAAKSLLTCNARIKAYMTEAQRRKELQDVPGSLKRRTSESQNRTPCKGKVAITGLRIPLFWKDSEHFNTKGNSQRVAVFCLMKIGSEIFDTEMVIVDRTVTDICFEGITIFSEAKPDFELVVELYSCAVGEEGTLVNTPKKLARKLRSSFGKGSGKKLCPLLDGGDPDAFLQANPIPHGAKYSLLAYTTLGLEQTGNSFQSHSLIVLQNVEASSWLPLYGNLCCQLVAQPDCMTQDMRSGYLSQQQSVEGLQHCCRLYCVLKAGLLSCYFTPEEIQAKIEPSVIISINKDTRLRVVEGNQKAGARLSIIDPGTGNPATHVFIAETPDLLQEWLSVLLQHIYDQSQWQHTCDKLMEIEVLSPPKPPLFLTKQADSVYNDLSIGSPGKFESLTDIIHNKIEETDGRFLIGQEEESEPPHWTALFEGSRPMLVQKTVLSPVKDGAQFMSSPGLNGNKKRRAPPPPPDKLPFVHPTAHQSCPPSYQEKENSNKGIRPRTGRPSLDAKFSAIIQQLQKSHGPSRKNPPLALVEPSQNLSVPIKMDTELSLSEHEEKTSAQVPQPPLPATRNKLSKSFREKMNPKAW
- the rtkn2 gene encoding rhotekin-2 isoform X3 — encoded protein: MESPRDFRMFKRSERTRSSLSSGSSLAMEMKRKRIRDGVLFVQNEMLGFSQDCNLQEKMDFEMRMRAGAYKLLVASTKREQILDAAKSLLTCNARIKAYMTEAQRRKELQDVPGSLKRRTSESQNRTPCKGKVAITGLRIPLFWKDSEHFNTKGNSQRVAVFCLMKIGSEIFDTEMVIVDRTVTDICFEGITIFSEAKPDFELVVELYSCAVGEEGTLVNTPKKLARKLRSSFGKGSGKKLCPLLDGGDPDAFLQANPIPHGAKYSLLAYTTLGLEQTGNSFQSHSLIVLQNVEASSWLPLYGNLCCQLVAQPDCMTQDMRSGYLSQQQSVEGLQHCCRLYCVLKAGLLSCYFTPEEIQAKIEPSVIISINKDTRLRVVEGNQKAGARLSIIDPGTGNPATHVFIAETPDLLQEWLSVLLQHIYDQSQWQHTCDKLMEIEVLSPPKPPLFLTKQADSVYNDLSIGSPGKFESLTDIIHNKIEETDGRFLIGQEEESEPPHWTALFEGSRPMLVQKTVLSPVKDGAQFMSSPGLNGNKKRRAPPPPPDKLPFVHPTAHQSCPPSYQEKENSNKGIRPRTGRPSLDAKFSAIIQQLQKSHGPSRKNPPLALVEPSQNLSVPIKMDTELSLSEHEEKTSAQVPQPPLPATRNKLSKSFREKMNPKAW
- the rtkn2 gene encoding rhotekin-2 isoform X1, which produces MESPRDFRMFKRSERTRSSLSSGSSLAMEMKRKRIRDGVLFVQNEMLGFSQDCNLQEKMDFEMRMRAGAYKLLVASTKREQILDAAKSLLTCNARIKAYMTEAQRRKELQDVPGSLKRRTSESQNRTPCKGKVAITGLRIPLFWKDSEHFNTKGKPCLLSTDSQRVAVFCLMKIGSEIFDTEMVIVDRTVTDICFEGITIFSEAKPDFELVVELYSCAVGEEGTLVNTPKKLARKLRSSFGKGSGKKLCPLLDGGDPDAFLQANPIPHGAKYSLLAYTTLGLEQTGNSFQSHSLIVLQNVEASSWLPLYGNLCCQLVAQPDCMTQDMRSGYLSQQQSVEGLQHCCRLYCVLKAGLLSCYFTPEEIQAKIEPSVIISINKDTRLRVVEGNQKAGARLSIIDPGTGNPATHVFIAETPDLLQEWLSVLLQHIYDQSQWQHTCDKLMEIEVLSPPKPPLFLTKQADSVYNDLSIGSPGKFESLTDIIHNKIEETDGRFLIGQEEESEPPHWTALFEGSRPMLVQKTVLSPVKDGAQFMSSPGLNGNKKRRAPPPPPDKLPFVHPTAHQSCPPSYQEKENSNKGIRPRTGRPSLDAKFSAIIQQLQKSHGPSRKNPPLALVEPSQNLSVPIKMDTELSLSEHEEKTSAQVPQPPLPATRNKLSKSFREKMNPKAW
- the cfap99 gene encoding cilia- and flagella-associated protein 99 isoform X2, translated to MNYKDLVREAIKLLDMYEPDKQCMDTFIEDSIKTLGNRPSAEQIFITDTVYGCIVHQKLLDIVINVFYDQKGKYFLKADRNHFVVVTYLAMFTLEDLGLEQFSTIIRSLDSSKMYKFLSFFFNVTNLTTWIHGEWSKLYDATYVERKWIVPLLRWQSEIEGLLEYLEKKITRGSQLKKFPKKSTEPQEFDLTRPKPRPLPAPELIPQQEKPKPVPASTHRPPKEQLVLKDIKQKNYLKAQVLYETNTQQFRCANPQKSEKTKNKMSQIQQNREAKLKFDSVYSSGTPATHKTNTLPIRLNTTAILREGALCKRRMEEELKRFDSLMQGASEPSAFLQWQEEMKEKDMQEELAQLVRRRLEGKISHEEAWLARQRVLELNQHKAVLKKEETAQLMHRYAEKRLQEEKEMKELVQLVADGHKNSKAAKLKLQEIKKRIVKEVSEQSQELLRQALEEAQAELSRKFELIREIRAIESVPHIAHKFMDDTETGGHELLCEMSLLELRERLARLKEEEQREQEKIKQRILEEKQGKGQLLLEHLDTITACRTAAGRATTQKKEKKMRLKLEEVVSKYESLVDLQKTLEMKQQERQKRKENEKGKSKLNEHMAAQNVKSYNHKKQALEKQHWLQLEQVLEKQVQREASRRNTSGLT